The Stratiformator vulcanicus genome has a segment encoding these proteins:
- a CDS encoding uracil-DNA glycosylase — protein MDIVTLRRMLRKRLEADRRAGLTHLPRSEAFDLTFLTAVAKYDDAEKDAAAKVDGKKKPTSTKPQPSVIATNVEVELPTESYPRDERIRRLTTLAKKVSRCTRCQELAETRTQTVFGVGDPEAAIMFIGEAPGADEDREGEPFVGRAGQLLNKIIGACRMKREEIYICNILRCRPPGNRNPSETEAANCREYLDAQIALVRPDYIVCWGSVAAKSLLGASQPIGKMRRQFFEYGEAKVACTYHPSYLLRNPPAKKDVWEDMKWLFKDMGVDLDS, from the coding sequence ATGGACATCGTGACGCTCAGGCGGATGCTGAGGAAACGGCTCGAAGCCGATCGTCGGGCGGGACTAACGCATCTGCCCCGGTCAGAAGCGTTCGACCTTACCTTCCTGACCGCCGTCGCCAAGTACGATGATGCTGAGAAAGATGCCGCAGCGAAGGTTGACGGCAAGAAGAAACCGACGTCCACGAAGCCGCAGCCGTCAGTCATTGCGACCAACGTCGAAGTCGAGCTGCCGACAGAGTCCTACCCTCGCGACGAGCGAATTCGCCGGCTGACGACCTTGGCGAAGAAGGTTTCGCGCTGCACGCGATGCCAAGAGTTGGCCGAAACTCGAACTCAAACGGTGTTCGGCGTCGGCGATCCGGAGGCGGCGATCATGTTCATCGGCGAAGCACCGGGGGCCGATGAAGACCGAGAAGGAGAGCCGTTCGTGGGCCGAGCCGGGCAATTGCTCAACAAAATCATCGGCGCGTGTCGGATGAAGCGCGAGGAGATTTATATCTGCAACATCCTGCGATGCCGCCCGCCGGGCAATCGAAATCCGTCGGAGACGGAAGCAGCGAATTGCCGCGAGTATCTCGACGCACAAATCGCACTCGTGCGTCCCGACTACATCGTCTGCTGGGGCTCGGTCGCGGCAAAGAGTTTGCTGGGAGCATCCCAGCCGATCGGAAAGATGCGGCGGCAATTCTTCGAGTACGGCGAGGCGAAAGTCGCCTGCACCTATCACCCGTCGTACCTGCTGCGAAATCCTCCCGCAAAAAAAGATGTGTGGGAGGACATGAAATGGCTGTTCAAAGACATGGGGGTCGACCTCGACTCTTAA
- a CDS encoding serine/threonine-protein kinase — protein MDGDSTDLTQTIQIQPSVASSVTSHCGAQAATDAAAKQKDTVCGRSDVETVDSPARLPIVPGVNISHRIGRGSCGSVYAARLVSNDRAVCVKILSASLADGPIDRRLRREAFITAMLSHRHIVRTVDFGEISRIPYLVTELVPGLSLDRLPPIGMAGICEIGRQVSSALAATHRAGVVHRDVKPANIVASLDGKGFPRAKLIDFGLARCPGDSDDEDGLIRPRQSLGSPPHVSPEQISGPVVVDGRADIYSLGSTLFEMLTGSPPFGSTVPETLTRKCHESAPPLRSLRQDVPPALERLVAAMLKRKRVDRPAEASAVAAELADLASSLR, from the coding sequence GTGGACGGCGACTCAACCGATCTGACGCAGACGATTCAGATTCAGCCATCGGTTGCCTCCTCGGTGACCTCGCACTGCGGCGCGCAAGCTGCAACCGATGCCGCGGCGAAGCAGAAAGACACGGTCTGCGGTCGTAGCGACGTCGAAACCGTCGACAGTCCGGCGCGGTTGCCGATTGTCCCGGGCGTCAACATCAGCCATCGGATCGGGCGCGGATCGTGTGGTTCGGTCTACGCCGCCCGTTTGGTCTCGAACGACCGCGCCGTATGCGTGAAAATCCTCTCCGCCTCATTGGCGGACGGCCCGATCGATCGCCGCCTTAGACGGGAAGCCTTCATTACCGCGATGCTGTCTCACCGACACATCGTGCGGACCGTCGACTTCGGCGAAATCTCTCGTATCCCCTATCTGGTGACCGAACTGGTCCCCGGATTGTCCTTGGATCGACTGCCGCCGATCGGGATGGCCGGCATTTGCGAAATCGGTCGTCAGGTGTCCTCAGCACTTGCCGCGACACACCGCGCGGGCGTGGTTCATCGCGACGTCAAACCGGCGAACATCGTCGCCTCGTTGGACGGCAAGGGATTCCCGCGGGCCAAGTTGATCGACTTCGGTCTCGCCCGATGCCCGGGCGATTCCGACGATGAAGACGGCTTGATTCGGCCGCGGCAGTCGCTCGGGTCTCCGCCCCATGTCTCGCCGGAACAGATTTCGGGACCGGTCGTCGTCGATGGTCGAGCCGACATCTACTCGCTGGGTTCGACTCTGTTTGAAATGTTGACCGGTTCGCCGCCGTTCGGTTCGACCGTGCCGGAGACGTTGACCCGCAAGTGCCACGAATCAGCTCCGCCATTGCGTTCGCTGCGGCAGGACGTGCCGCCCGCGTTGGAACGGCTCGTCGCCGCAATGCTAAAGCGCAAACGTGTGGACCGACCGGCCGAAGCGTCCGCGGTAGCGGCCGAACTCGCCGATCTGGCCTCAAGTCTCCGCTGA